A genomic segment from Corylus avellana chromosome ca5, CavTom2PMs-1.0 encodes:
- the LOC132183339 gene encoding probable terpene synthase 9, giving the protein MEITISSASSSSCCLTLNSLRRIVWPQHRRSSKQSLPLISPFMIVSKLNELQQVHPRRSAQYHPSIWDLKLIESLSTLSTPYTYELYGTRLEALKRSAKCLLTSTKDPCAQLNLVCTMQRLGVAYHFEKEIEEVLALLYPHLTTNNLHTTALQFRVLRQHGFSITSDVFDKFRSSDGRFMDSLSSDMEGLLSLYEASHLAMHGENILEEGKDFSIRNLKSLMGKLDSGSAKQVKQSLEIPLYWRMPRVEARSFIDVYQRDMAKNLTLLELAKLDNNLVQYVYQQELIELARWWRDLGFQDKLAFSRDRLIEINYLWAIGSIFEPQFSKCRIGVTKFVCILSAIDDMYDMYGSLDELECFTDAVDRWEMKAMEDLPEYMRICYLAMLNFANEVVFDVLKDHGFNTFQYIKEAWANLCRSYLVERRWFSSGYTPTLDEYLENAWISVGGPSAIVHAYVLLGCTISKDALDCLKRGSELIYWASIITRLSDDLGTWEAESKRGDVVKSIECYMVQEGVSKEEAQDHIKRLISSSWKKLNEESAKSSLPKSVVKMSLNMARTAQCIYQHGDGIGISTGVIKDHLTSLIVKPIPIE; this is encoded by the exons ATGGAAATAACGATTTCCTCCGCCTCCTCCAGCTCATGTTGCCTTACGCTTAACAGCCTAAGAAGGATAGTTTGGCCACAACATAGAAGAAGCAGCAAGCAAAGCCTCCCACTAATCTCGCCCTTCATGATCGTCTCAAAGTTGAATGAGTTACAACAAGTGCATCCACGGCGATCAGCTCAGTACCATCCCAGCATTTGGGATCTCAAACTCATTGAGTCCTTAAGCACCTTAAGCACCCCCTACACT TATGAGTTATATGGTACTCGATTGGAGGCGTTAAAACGAAGTGCTAAATGCTTGCTGACGTCCACCAAAGACCCTTGTGCTCAATTAAACCTTGTTTGCACGATGCAGCGGTTAGGAGTTGCTTACCACTTTGAAAAGGAGATTGAAGAGGTTCTTGCTCTTTTGTATCCACATCTCACTACCAATAATCTTCACACCACTGCTTTGCAGTTTCGAGTTTTAAGACAACATGGTTTTTCGATTACCTCAG ATGTGTTTGACAAATTCAGAAGCAGTGATGGGAGATTCATGGACAGTTTAAGCAGTGACATGGAGGGACTTctgagtttgtatgaagcctCACACCTAGCAATgcatggagaaaatattttggaagAAGGCAAGGATTTTAGCATAAGAAACCTGAAATCATTGATGGGAAAATTGGACAGTGGTTCAGCTAAGCAAGTGAAACAGTCACTGGAAATCCCCCTGTATTGGAGGATGCCAAGAGTTGAAGCTCGGAGCTTCATTGATGTGTATCAAAGGGATATGGCAAAGAACTTGACTTTGCTTGAGCTGGCTAAGTTGGATAACAATTTAGTGCAGTACGTATATCAACAAGAACTTATAGAGTTAGCAAG GTGGTGGAGAGACTTGGGTTTTCAAGATAAGCTAGCTTTTTCAAGGGACAGGCTGATAGAGATCAATTATTTGTGGGCAATAGGGAGTATATTTGAGCCCCAGTTTTCCAAGTGCAGGATAGGCGTCACCAAATTTGTATGCATATTATCAGCCATTGATGACATGTATGATATGTATGGATCGCTGGATGAGCTTGAATGCTTCACTGATGCTGTGGATCG ATGGGAAATGAAGGCAATGGAGGACCTTCCAGAGTACATGCGGATTTGCTATCTTGCCATGCTTAACTTTGCTAATGAAGTGGTCTTTGATGTTCTCAAAGATCATGGCTTCAATACTTTCCAATACATTAAGGAAGCg TGGGCAAATCTTTGTAGATCATATTTGGTAGAAAGACGATGGTTTTCCAGTGGATACACTCCAACTTTGGACGAGTACTTAGAAAATGCATGGATTTCTGTGGGTGGTCCTTCAGCCATAGTCCATGCTTATGTTCTGCTTGGGTGCACCATATCTAAAGATGCACTTGATTGCTTAAAGCGTGGCTCTGAGCTTATTTATTGGGCATCCATCATAACTCGACTAAGTGATGATTTGGGCACTTGGGAG GCTGAAAGCAAAAGAGGTGATGTAGTGAAATCCATAGAGTGCTACATGGTACAAGAAGGTGTATCCAAAGAAGAAGCTCAAGATCACATAAAGAGATTAATCAGCTCTTCATGGAAAAAGCTGAATGAAGAGAGTGCCAAAAGTTCCCTCCCAAAATCTGTTGTGAAGATGTCATTAAACATGGCACGCACTGCTCAATGCATCTACCAACATGGAGATGGAATTGGGATATCGACTGGCGTGATTAAAGATCATTTGACCTCGCTAATTGTCAAACCTATCCCTATTGAATAA